One window from the genome of Equus przewalskii isolate Varuska unplaced genomic scaffold, EquPr2 ChrUn-13, whole genome shotgun sequence encodes:
- the AP4B1 gene encoding AP-4 complex subunit beta-1: MPYLGSEDVVKELKKALCNPHIQADRLRYRNVIQRVIRHMTQGLDMSAVFMEMVKASATVDIVQKKLVYLYMCTYAPLKPDLALLAINTLCKDCSDPNPMVRGLALRSMCSLRMPGVQEYIQQPILNGLHDKASYVRRVAVLGCAKMHNLHGDSEVDGALVNELYSLLRDQDPIVVVNCLRSLEEILKQEGGVVINKPIAHHLLNRMSKLDQWGQAEVLYFLLRYQPRSEEELFDILNLLDSFLKSSSPGVVMGATKLFLILAKKFPHVQTDVLVQVKGPLLAACSSESRELCFAALCHVRQILHSLPGHFSSHYKKFFCSYSEPHYIKLQKVEVLCELVNDENVQQVLEELRGYCTDVSADFAQAAIFAIGGIARTYTDQCVQILTELLGLRQDHITTVVVQTFRDLVWLCPQCTEAVCQALPGCEENIQDSEGKQALIWLLGVHGERIPNAPYVLEDFVENVKSETFPAVKMELLTALLRLFLSRPAECQDTLGRLLYYCIEEEKDMAVRDRGLFYYRLLLAGIDEVKRILCSPKSDPSLGLLEDQAERPVNSWASDFNTLVPVYGKARWATISKCQGAERCGPELPNTASFATSGPLIPEENKKRVQELPDAGALMLVPKCQLTAECFEKTWLHLKVAHQQVLPWQGAVHPDTLQMALQVVNIQTIAMSRAGAQPWKAYLSAQDDTGCLFLTELLLEPENLEMQISVKQNEARTEALNGFISVLETVIGTIGEIKS, translated from the exons ATGCCGTACCTTGGCTCCGAAGACGTAGTGAAGGAGCTGAAGAAGGCTCTGTGTAACCCGCACATTCAGGCTGATAGGCTGCGCTACCGGAATGTCATCCAGCGAGTGATTAG GCACATGACTCAGGGCTTGGACATGTCTGCTGTTTTCATGGAAATGGTGAAGGCCAGTGCCACTGTAGATATTGTTCAGAAGAAGTTGGTGTATCTGTACATGTGCACATATGCCCCCCTGAAACCAGATCTGGCTCTCCTGGCCATCAATACATTGTGCAAAGACTGTTCGGACCCCAATCCGATGGTGCGAGGGCTGGCCCTACGGAGCATGTGTAGCCTCAG GATGCCTGGTGTGCAGGAGTATATCCAACAGCCTATTCTCAATGGTCTGCATGATAAGGCTTCGTATGTCAGGAGGGTGGCAGTCCTTGGTTGTGCCAAGATGCATAATCTTCATGGAGACTCTGAAGTGG ATGGTGCCCTGGTAAATGAATTATACAGTTTGCTGCGTGACCAGGATCCAATTGTGGTTGTGAACTGCCTGAGGTCTCTAGAGGAAATTCTGAAACAGGAAGGAGGTGTTGTCATCAATAAGCCCATCGCCCACCATCTCTTAAATCG AATGTCAAAACTGGACCAGTGGGGCCAGGCTGAAGTATTGTACTTTCTGCTACGCTACCAACCCCGCAGTGAGGAGGAGCTGTTTGACATTCTCAATCTGTTGGACAGCTTTCTCAAGAGCAGTAGCCCAGGCGTGGTTATGGGAGCCACCAAACTCTTTCTGATCTTGGCAAAAAAATTCCCCCATGTACAAACTGATGTGCTTGTGCAAGTCAAGGGGCCTTTGCTGGCTGCTTGTTCTTCAGAGAGCCGCGAGCTCTGTTTTGCTGCCCTCTGTCATGTGCGCCAGATCTTGCATAGTTTGCCAGGTCACTTTAGCAGCCACTACAAAAAGTTTTTTTGCTCCTACTCGGAGCCCCACTACATCAAGCTacagaaggtggaggtgctgtGTGAGCTGGTGAATGATGAGAACGTGCAACAGGTGTTAGAGGAACTTCGAGGGTACTGTACTGATGTGTCTGCTGACTTTGCGCAGGCTGCCATCTTTGCCATAG GCGGCATTGCCAGGACCTACACGGATCAATGTGTGCAGATTCTAACAGAGTTGCTGGGGCTTCGACAAGATCATATTACCACAG TGGTGGTGCAAACTTTCCGAGACCTGGTTTGGTTGTGTCCTCAGTGTACGGAAGCTGTGTGTCAGGCCCTGCCCGGCTGTGAGGAGAACATTCAAGATAGTGAG GGGAAGCAGGCACTTATTTGGCTACTTGGTGTCCATGGGGAAAGAATTCCCAATGCTCCTTATGTCTTGGAAGACTTTGTGGAGAATGTGAAGTCAGAGACGTTTCCAGCTGTTAAGATGGAGCTACTCACTGCCCTGCTGCGCCTTTTCCTCTCGCGACCTGCTGAGTGCCAGGACACGCTGGGGCGTTTGTTGTATTACTGCATCG aggaagaaaaggatatGGCAGTACGGGACCGAGGTCTCTTCTATTATCGCCTCCTCTTAGCTGGCATTGATGAAGTTAAGCGGATCCTGTGTAGCCCTAAATCTGACCCTTCTCTTGGACTTTTGGAGGATCAGGCAGAAAGACCTGTGAATAGCTGGGCTTCAGACTTCAACACACTGGTGCCAGTATATGGCAAAGCCCGCTGGGCAACCATCTCTAAATGTCAGGGGGCAGAGCGTTGTGGCCCAGAGCTTCCTAACACTGCATCCTTTGCCACATCAG GACCCCTGATTCCTGAAGAGAACAAGAAGAGGGTACAAGAACTCCCTGATGCTGGAGCCCTCATGCTAGTCCCCAAATGCCAGCTTACTGCTGAATGTTTTGAGAAAACTTGGCTTCACCTCAAAGTTGCTCATCAGCAAGTACTCCCTTGGCAGGGAGCAGTCCATCCTGACACCCTCCAGATGGCCCTGCAAGTAGTGAACATCCAGACCATTGCAATGAGCAGGGCAGGGGCGCAGCCATGGAAAGCCTACCTCAGTGCACAGGATGATACTGGCTGTCTGTTCTTAACAGAACTGCTGTTGGAGCCCGAGAACTTGGAAATGCAGATCTCCGTGAAACAAAATGAGGCTAGGACTGAGGCACtgaatggttttatttctgtattaGAAACTGTGATTGGAAcaattggagaaataaaatcataa